The following are encoded together in the Flavihumibacter fluvii genome:
- a CDS encoding BatD family protein, whose protein sequence is MDKVNRGIKILLAFTFVMAGQLLQAQAVRVKAASNKDHILVGEPVLLQLEAECPADASLTWFDLDSITNFEFIDRGKIDTLPGSMGKLFRQSITITSFDSGSQVIPQMAITINNSRFLTDSIKVEVGYSVADPNQPYHDIKDIIEVPAVEPLYINYIIAVLTVLAIVALVFLLKRKSSIREVVPVPTAAILPPFEQAMASLAFLRSAGLPEKGQFKSFHVQLNNILRDYCRGEKIGALPDSDNIHLVLDVKPLMQNEDLVELAQALRLSDAVKFARYQPTEQEHEQVYGAIRNSIEKINHQMHKKISP, encoded by the coding sequence ATGGATAAGGTTAACCGTGGCATAAAAATATTGTTGGCCTTTACCTTTGTAATGGCAGGCCAACTCCTGCAGGCACAGGCTGTCAGGGTGAAGGCCGCTTCAAATAAAGACCATATACTCGTTGGGGAACCGGTTCTGCTGCAATTGGAGGCAGAATGCCCTGCAGACGCCAGCTTAACCTGGTTCGATCTTGACAGCATTACAAATTTTGAATTTATTGACAGGGGAAAAATTGATACCCTCCCTGGTTCCATGGGTAAATTATTTCGCCAGTCAATTACGATTACCTCATTTGATTCCGGCAGCCAGGTTATTCCGCAAATGGCAATAACAATAAACAATAGCAGGTTTTTGACTGACTCCATAAAAGTAGAGGTCGGTTATTCAGTGGCAGATCCCAACCAGCCTTATCATGATATTAAAGATATCATTGAAGTTCCTGCTGTTGAACCGCTGTATATCAATTATATTATTGCTGTGCTGACGGTCCTGGCGATTGTTGCTCTGGTATTCCTGCTAAAACGGAAAAGTAGCATCCGGGAAGTGGTTCCGGTGCCAACTGCTGCCATCCTTCCACCATTTGAGCAGGCAATGGCTTCACTGGCATTTTTGCGATCAGCCGGACTCCCGGAGAAAGGGCAGTTTAAATCTTTTCATGTGCAACTCAATAACATTTTGCGGGATTATTGCAGGGGAGAAAAGATCGGGGCATTGCCTGATAGCGACAACATCCACCTGGTTTTAGATGTGAAGCCTTTAATGCAGAATGAAGACCTGGTGGAACTGGCACAAGCGCTTCGCTTAAGTGATGCTGTTAAGTTTGCCAGGTACCAGCCAACAGAGCAGGAGCATGAGCAGGTGTATGGTGCTATCCGCAATTCGATAGAAAAAATTAATCATCAGATGCATAAAAAAATATCCCCTTGA
- a CDS encoding vWA domain-containing protein produces MITRYFDSIHFAWPWVMWGLLFLPLLFWWYLKKNQQRSGSFIISSTAKLEKLRRSWKARLAHVPFILRLLSLACILLALARPQTRFSEEQVSGEGVDIILCVDVSGSMLAQDFTPNRLEAAKDVAANFVDSRKTDRVGVVIFSGESFTLCPLTTDKAVLKAQIYNIQSGLLEDGTAIGSGLATSTDRLRSSKSKSKVVILLTDGENNGGQIPPVTAKEIAKKLGIRVYTIGVGTEGYAPIPVQANDGSIVMQREKVNIDEKLLTQIADETNGKYFRAKDNEGLEKIYTEIDQLEKSRIEVTSLQRSTERFLPLVIAAILFLFLEWLLRLTLLKKFP; encoded by the coding sequence TTGATCACCAGGTATTTCGATAGTATCCATTTTGCATGGCCATGGGTCATGTGGGGATTATTGTTTTTGCCCTTGTTGTTCTGGTGGTATTTGAAAAAAAACCAACAGCGGTCCGGTAGTTTTATTATTTCATCTACTGCCAAACTGGAGAAGTTAAGACGAAGCTGGAAGGCAAGGCTGGCACATGTTCCATTTATCCTGCGATTGCTTTCCCTGGCTTGTATATTGCTGGCACTGGCAAGGCCACAAACACGTTTTTCCGAAGAACAGGTGAGTGGCGAAGGTGTAGATATCATTTTATGTGTGGATGTAAGCGGCAGTATGCTGGCGCAGGATTTTACTCCCAACCGGCTTGAGGCAGCCAAAGATGTGGCTGCCAATTTTGTGGATTCAAGAAAGACAGACAGGGTAGGTGTCGTGATTTTTTCCGGGGAAAGTTTTACGCTTTGTCCATTGACTACTGATAAGGCCGTACTTAAGGCGCAGATCTATAATATACAAAGTGGGTTATTGGAAGATGGCACGGCAATAGGGTCTGGATTAGCCACCAGTACAGACCGTTTAAGGAGCAGTAAGTCGAAAAGCAAGGTGGTAATCCTGCTGACAGACGGGGAAAACAATGGCGGACAAATTCCCCCGGTTACTGCCAAGGAAATCGCCAAGAAATTGGGGATCAGGGTATATACTATTGGGGTGGGAACGGAAGGTTATGCACCCATCCCCGTGCAGGCCAATGATGGTTCAATTGTAATGCAACGTGAGAAAGTGAATATTGATGAAAAGTTACTGACCCAGATTGCGGATGAAACCAATGGTAAATATTTCAGGGCCAAAGACAACGAAGGACTGGAAAAAATTTATACAGAAATTGACCAACTCGAAAAGTCGAGGATTGAGGTAACCTCACTTCAAAGGTCCACTGAGCGGTTTTTACCCCTGGTAATAGCTGCTATTTTATTCCTGTTCCTGGAGTGGCTGTTGCGATTAACCCTGCTCAAAAAATTCCCCTAA
- a CDS encoding gamma carbonic anhydrase family protein, with translation MALILHVEGTYPKFGEECFFAPNATIVGDVITGDQCSFWFNAVVRGDVNSIRLGNKVNVQDGAVIHATFNKTKTIIGNNVSIGHNAIVHGCRIHDDVLIGMGAIVMDNAEVHSNTIIAAGAVVLEGTICEAGSIYAGVPAKKIKDIPQEMIHGEIDRIANNYIRYSGWFKDQIS, from the coding sequence ATGGCACTCATACTACACGTTGAAGGCACTTACCCGAAATTTGGGGAAGAATGTTTTTTTGCCCCTAACGCCACTATTGTGGGCGATGTAATTACCGGCGACCAATGCAGTTTCTGGTTCAATGCAGTGGTAAGGGGCGATGTGAACAGCATCCGCCTCGGTAATAAAGTGAATGTACAGGATGGGGCGGTCATCCATGCCACTTTTAACAAGACAAAGACCATCATTGGCAATAATGTATCCATTGGCCACAATGCCATTGTACATGGCTGCCGCATCCATGATGATGTGCTGATCGGAATGGGTGCTATAGTTATGGATAATGCCGAAGTCCACAGCAATACCATCATTGCTGCCGGAGCGGTAGTGCTGGAAGGTACCATTTGTGAAGCCGGCAGTATCTATGCCGGGGTGCCTGCCAAAAAAATAAAAGATATCCCCCAGGAAATGATTCACGGCGAAATTGACCGTATTGCTAACAATTATATCCGGTATTCCGGTTGGTTTAAGGACCAGATTTCCTGA
- a CDS encoding aspartate aminotransferase family protein, which translates to MNQRQVFLQHIAQTSPAPLALEIIKAKGIILQDRSGKTYMDLIAGISVCNVGHCHPKVIKAIKQQADRYLHLLVYGEFIETPQVKYAQLLTNNLPPALNCVYFTNSGAEATEGAMKLAKRFTGRTNIIAFKQSYHGSTQGALSVMGDEYWRNAFRPLLPGVLHLDYNDPASIDYINKDTACVIMETIQAERGVHAPLKSWLGTLRQRCTETGTLLIMDEIQTGFGRTGYLWGFQAFSIVPDIVLLGKALGGGMPLGAFVANKNIMDSLTTGPVLGHITTFGGHPVSCAAGMAAMKVLLKEKLAGKVTEKEALFQQLLQHPSIKAVRSHGLLMAIEFDSFETNKKVIDRCIENGVLTDWFLFAPHCMRIAPPLTITKKEIRKACGIILSHLEN; encoded by the coding sequence ATGAATCAGCGACAGGTATTTCTGCAGCATATTGCACAAACGTCCCCGGCTCCCCTTGCATTGGAAATTATAAAAGCAAAAGGGATTATACTGCAAGACCGTTCGGGAAAAACCTATATGGACCTGATCGCTGGTATAAGTGTTTGCAATGTGGGCCATTGCCACCCTAAAGTGATCAAAGCCATTAAACAACAGGCCGATCGGTACCTTCACCTGCTGGTCTATGGAGAATTTATTGAGACTCCCCAGGTGAAATATGCGCAATTACTGACCAATAACCTTCCACCGGCACTCAACTGTGTCTATTTCACCAACTCGGGGGCTGAGGCAACAGAAGGAGCCATGAAACTGGCAAAACGGTTTACCGGACGCACTAATATCATCGCTTTCAAGCAGTCTTACCATGGATCAACACAAGGTGCACTAAGTGTGATGGGGGATGAATACTGGCGGAATGCCTTCCGACCCTTGTTACCCGGGGTCCTGCACCTTGATTACAATGATCCTGCTTCCATTGACTATATTAACAAGGACACAGCCTGTGTGATCATGGAGACAATTCAGGCCGAAAGGGGCGTTCATGCCCCGCTGAAAAGCTGGCTCGGAACGCTGCGACAACGCTGCACCGAGACCGGCACCTTATTAATAATGGATGAGATCCAGACCGGCTTTGGCAGAACCGGATATCTTTGGGGGTTCCAGGCTTTTAGTATTGTGCCCGATATCGTTTTATTGGGGAAAGCCCTTGGGGGCGGGATGCCGTTGGGTGCATTTGTGGCAAATAAAAATATTATGGATAGCCTGACTACGGGTCCCGTATTGGGCCATATAACGACTTTTGGCGGGCATCCTGTGAGCTGTGCAGCCGGAATGGCTGCCATGAAAGTGCTGTTGAAAGAAAAGCTGGCTGGAAAGGTAACTGAAAAGGAAGCCCTGTTCCAGCAATTATTGCAGCATCCATCCATTAAAGCCGTTCGTTCTCACGGCTTACTGATGGCCATTGAATTTGATAGTTTTGAGACCAATAAAAAGGTGATTGACAGATGTATCGAAAATGGTGTATTGACTGATTGGTTTTTGTTTGCCCCACATTGTATGCGCATAGCCCCACCCCTTACGATTACTAAAAAAGAAATCAGGAAGGCCTGCGGTATTATTTTAAGTCACCTGGAAAATTGA
- a CDS encoding RidA family protein has product MKYLFLVIFSFAALIVIGQNAESNLTKLGIKLTTPQKPVANYVNIVQTGKLLYLSGKGPTREDGTNITGKLGKELSIEEGYAAARLVGINHLAVLKDYLGDLNKVKRVIKVLGMVNCESTFTDQPKVINGYSDLMVAVFGEKGKHARSAVGFNALPSNIAVEVEVIVEIE; this is encoded by the coding sequence ATGAAATATTTATTCCTTGTTATTTTCAGCTTTGCCGCATTAATAGTAATTGGTCAGAATGCAGAATCAAACCTAACCAAGCTGGGCATCAAACTCACAACTCCGCAAAAGCCGGTAGCTAATTATGTAAACATCGTGCAGACCGGTAAACTGCTCTACCTTTCAGGCAAAGGTCCAACCCGTGAAGATGGGACAAACATTACTGGCAAATTAGGTAAAGAACTTTCTATTGAAGAAGGTTATGCAGCCGCAAGATTAGTCGGAATAAATCACCTGGCTGTATTGAAAGACTATCTTGGCGACCTGAATAAAGTAAAACGTGTCATCAAGGTTTTGGGAATGGTGAATTGCGAAAGCACTTTCACTGATCAGCCAAAAGTCATTAATGGCTATTCAGATTTAATGGTGGCTGTTTTTGGTGAAAAAGGAAAACATGCCCGCTCTGCTGTTGGCTTTAATGCCTTACCCAGCAATATAGCAGTGGAAGTAGAAGTGATCGTAGAAATTGAATGA
- a CDS encoding glycerol-3-phosphate dehydrogenase/oxidase: MNRSQMMTALKAQNEWDICIVGGGATGLGIAIDAASRGYATLLIEQYDFAKGTSSRSTKLVHGGVRYLQQGNVKLVMEALKERGLLRKNAPHLVKNQSFLLPNYKWWEGPFYGLGLKIYDWMAGKLGLGASVILSREEALQHAPTLNPEGLKGGVLYHDGQFDDARLAINMAQTAAEQKGVLINYMKVTGLIKTDGKVTGIKAVDQLDGSAHSIQAKIVINATGIFTDVLRKEDDAGKPPVLSLSQGTHLVVDKSFLPGDTAIMIPETSDGRVLFAVPWHQQLIIGTTDIPVESPTAEPVPEADEIKFILEHIGQYLAKNPTMEDIKSVFSGLRPLVRGNASSTAALSRDHYIEVAESGLISITGGKWTTYRKMAEDAVNIAIRQEKIPDRPCVTEGLPIHGAMTVESYSAPGYYYGSDLLKIKQLESLDPALAEKIHPRLPYTKACIVWAAREEMCMTVDDALARRTRALLLDAAAAIEAAPIVAGLLAHEYGYPNDWEKEQVTSFVKLATNYLPNKMIAKTN, encoded by the coding sequence ATGAATCGTTCACAAATGATGACCGCGCTGAAAGCGCAAAATGAATGGGACATCTGCATAGTAGGTGGTGGCGCAACAGGTTTGGGTATAGCCATTGATGCTGCCTCGAGGGGTTATGCTACTTTGCTGATCGAACAATATGATTTTGCAAAAGGCACCTCATCACGTTCTACAAAGCTGGTTCATGGTGGCGTACGCTACCTGCAACAAGGTAATGTTAAACTGGTGATGGAAGCCCTGAAAGAACGCGGATTGCTCCGCAAGAATGCACCCCACCTTGTAAAGAATCAATCGTTCCTATTACCTAATTACAAATGGTGGGAGGGTCCATTCTATGGACTCGGATTGAAAATCTATGACTGGATGGCCGGCAAACTGGGATTGGGCGCTTCGGTTATACTTTCCCGCGAGGAAGCACTTCAACATGCACCCACCTTGAATCCGGAAGGTTTAAAGGGCGGAGTCCTATACCACGACGGACAATTTGATGATGCCCGGCTTGCCATTAACATGGCACAAACTGCCGCAGAACAAAAAGGCGTACTGATCAATTATATGAAAGTAACCGGACTGATCAAAACAGACGGAAAAGTTACCGGCATAAAAGCGGTAGATCAACTGGATGGTTCAGCACATTCTATCCAAGCAAAAATAGTGATCAATGCTACAGGCATTTTTACAGATGTTCTGCGCAAAGAAGATGACGCAGGCAAGCCTCCGGTTTTATCGCTCAGCCAGGGCACTCACCTTGTGGTAGACAAATCATTCCTGCCCGGAGATACTGCAATCATGATACCAGAAACTTCAGATGGCCGGGTATTATTTGCTGTACCCTGGCACCAGCAACTGATAATCGGCACGACAGATATTCCGGTCGAATCTCCCACCGCTGAGCCAGTTCCGGAGGCCGATGAAATCAAATTCATCCTGGAACACATCGGGCAATACCTGGCTAAAAATCCCACCATGGAAGATATAAAATCAGTCTTCTCTGGCTTACGACCATTGGTACGCGGAAATGCTTCAAGTACAGCGGCCTTATCGAGGGACCATTATATTGAAGTCGCAGAAAGCGGGTTGATCAGTATCACTGGTGGAAAATGGACTACCTACCGGAAAATGGCTGAAGACGCGGTGAACATTGCCATCAGGCAGGAAAAAATTCCCGACAGGCCATGTGTTACTGAAGGTCTCCCAATCCATGGCGCAATGACTGTAGAATCATATAGCGCACCCGGCTATTATTACGGATCAGACCTGCTCAAAATAAAACAACTGGAATCTCTGGATCCGGCATTGGCCGAAAAAATACATCCCCGGTTACCATATACCAAAGCTTGCATCGTTTGGGCTGCACGTGAAGAAATGTGCATGACTGTGGATGATGCGCTTGCACGCCGGACCAGGGCCTTATTATTAGACGCTGCGGCCGCAATTGAAGCCGCACCGATAGTTGCAGGCTTGTTGGCTCACGAATACGGATACCCAAATGATTGGGAAAAGGAGCAGGTGACTTCCTTTGTAAAGCTTGCTACAAATTATTTACCAAATAAAATGATTGCTAAAACAAATTGA
- the rsgA gene encoding ribosome small subunit-dependent GTPase A: MKARVYKSTGSWYILKDLEGHQYNGRIKGVLKIDDITSTNPIAVGDWIEAEMENELEGTVTITRIEDRKNYIARVSPHKKVQHHIIASNLDQALLFATLREPRTSLGFIDRFLITAEAYHIPAIIVFNKADLYRSKELALYTEWEKMFTDIGYTVALTSVKNGQGISKLKELLQNKTTLISGHSGVGKSTFINAVFPEMALRTQEVSGWSGKGLHTTTFAEMFDLPGGGSIIDTPGIRELGLVGISKQELSHYFPEMRKLISSCQFNNCLHMNEPGCAVKEAVNAGTIHVDRYVSYCTILDSIDERKY, encoded by the coding sequence ATGAAGGCAAGAGTGTATAAGTCAACAGGAAGCTGGTATATCTTAAAAGACCTGGAAGGCCATCAGTACAATGGCCGGATAAAGGGTGTGCTCAAGATTGATGATATCACTTCTACGAATCCTATTGCAGTGGGTGACTGGATTGAAGCCGAAATGGAAAATGAGCTTGAAGGCACGGTTACCATTACCCGGATAGAAGACCGTAAAAATTATATTGCAAGGGTATCGCCACATAAAAAGGTACAGCACCACATCATTGCGTCAAACCTGGACCAGGCCCTGTTATTTGCAACTTTACGGGAGCCCCGGACTTCATTGGGTTTCATTGACCGGTTTTTAATCACCGCAGAAGCGTACCATATTCCGGCCATCATTGTATTCAATAAGGCGGACCTGTATCGCAGTAAAGAGCTAGCGCTATATACTGAATGGGAAAAAATGTTTACCGATATCGGTTATACAGTAGCGTTAACAAGTGTAAAGAATGGGCAGGGGATCAGCAAGCTGAAAGAATTATTGCAGAATAAGACCACGTTGATCAGCGGGCATTCAGGTGTAGGTAAATCAACTTTTATTAATGCTGTATTTCCGGAAATGGCGTTACGTACCCAGGAGGTTAGCGGGTGGAGCGGAAAAGGATTACACACGACAACATTTGCCGAAATGTTTGATCTTCCCGGTGGTGGGAGTATTATTGATACGCCGGGTATCAGGGAATTGGGACTGGTGGGGATCAGTAAGCAGGAATTATCACATTATTTCCCTGAGATGCGTAAGCTGATCAGCAGCTGCCAGTTCAATAACTGCCTGCACATGAATGAACCAGGTTGTGCAGTTAAAGAAGCAGTGAATGCCGGCACCATACATGTTGACCGGTATGTGAGTTATTGTACGATATTGGATTCGATTGATGAGAGGAAATACTAG
- a CDS encoding DUF58 domain-containing protein, with the protein MLTTAEIFKKVKELEIKSKKLTRHLFTGEYHSAFKGKGMAFKEVREYDPGDDIRFIDWNVSARFNHPFSKVFEEERELTMMLLVDISASALFGTVHTRKKDLVTEIGAVLAFSAISNNDKVGAVLFTDTIEKYIPPKKGRDHGLFIVRELLTLEGKKKGTNITQALRYLNNTTRQKCIVFVLSDFLDPSFSDALRVAGKKHDVIGIKVYDPMEMELPNVGLLEVEDAETGKIIQVDTGDFLVRKEHQQEFFRHSDWCKQVFLKAGCDLLHIATKEDYVKVLQKFFIGRS; encoded by the coding sequence GTGCTAACAACCGCCGAAATATTTAAGAAGGTAAAGGAGCTGGAAATTAAAAGTAAAAAGCTCACCCGTCACTTGTTCACAGGTGAGTACCATAGTGCGTTCAAGGGAAAGGGAATGGCGTTTAAGGAAGTACGGGAATATGATCCGGGCGATGATATCCGGTTCATCGACTGGAATGTGTCTGCACGGTTCAATCATCCATTCAGCAAGGTCTTTGAAGAGGAACGGGAGTTAACCATGATGCTGCTGGTGGATATCAGTGCAAGCGCATTATTTGGAACAGTGCACACACGGAAAAAAGACCTGGTGACCGAAATTGGGGCTGTACTTGCATTTTCGGCCATTAGTAATAATGATAAAGTGGGTGCTGTGTTATTTACTGATACTATTGAGAAATATATTCCCCCTAAAAAGGGACGTGATCATGGGTTATTTATTGTGCGGGAATTATTAACACTCGAAGGCAAGAAAAAAGGCACCAATATTACACAGGCCTTGCGTTACCTGAATAATACCACCCGGCAGAAATGTATCGTTTTCGTGCTCAGTGACTTCCTGGATCCATCCTTTTCTGATGCTTTGCGCGTGGCCGGAAAGAAACATGATGTTATCGGCATCAAAGTATACGATCCCATGGAAATGGAATTACCCAATGTAGGATTGCTTGAAGTAGAAGATGCGGAGACTGGGAAAATTATCCAGGTTGATACGGGTGATTTTTTGGTCCGTAAGGAACACCAGCAGGAATTTTTCAGGCACTCAGACTGGTGTAAACAGGTGTTCCTGAAGGCTGGTTGTGATCTGTTGCATATTGCCACTAAAGAAGATTATGTAAAGGTTCTGCAGAAATTTTTTATCGGAAGAAGTTAG
- a CDS encoding MIP/aquaporin family protein: MAEFLGTAILIALGNGVVANVVLNKTKGNNSGWIVICFGWAMAVFVGVFSVAKFSGAHLNPAVSICLAMVGKFPWSDVLYYSLAQIAGAFVGSVLVWLMYHPHFKSTEDAQTKLATFGTGPAIRNPFYNLLTETIATAIFLLCILLKIGPSDSLGALDAIPVAFLVLAVGLSFGGPTGYAINPARDLGPRLAHAILPISKKGSSDWSYAWVPIAGPVLGAVIAALIYIAIQ; the protein is encoded by the coding sequence ATGGCAGAATTTTTAGGAACGGCTATTTTAATTGCTCTTGGAAACGGCGTTGTGGCCAATGTAGTTCTGAATAAAACCAAGGGAAATAACAGCGGATGGATCGTAATTTGTTTTGGATGGGCCATGGCCGTCTTTGTTGGCGTATTCTCCGTTGCAAAATTTAGTGGCGCCCACCTTAATCCTGCTGTATCCATTTGCCTGGCGATGGTCGGAAAATTCCCCTGGTCTGATGTCCTGTATTACTCGCTTGCCCAGATAGCCGGAGCTTTTGTAGGTTCAGTATTGGTATGGCTGATGTATCATCCCCATTTTAAAAGTACCGAAGATGCCCAAACTAAACTGGCAACTTTTGGAACCGGACCGGCAATTCGTAACCCCTTTTACAACCTGCTTACTGAAACTATTGCTACGGCCATATTCCTGCTTTGTATACTCCTGAAAATAGGTCCATCCGATAGTTTAGGGGCATTGGATGCAATCCCTGTGGCCTTCCTGGTATTGGCTGTTGGACTTTCTTTTGGCGGACCAACTGGTTATGCTATCAATCCCGCTCGCGATTTAGGCCCAAGGCTGGCGCATGCTATCTTACCAATTTCAAAAAAAGGGAGCAGTGACTGGTCTTATGCCTGGGTACCGATTGCAGGTCCGGTTTTAGGTGCAGTTATTGCAGCCCTCATTTATATTGCCATTCAATAA
- the glpK gene encoding glycerol kinase GlpK gives MPEKYILALDQGTTSSRAILFDKNGSICQVAQKEFTQLYPKPGWVEHDAEEIWSSQFSVLAEALAKGDITTADVAAIGITNQRETTVVWDRNTSKPVYNAIVWQDRRTASFCDKLNADGLGPSIQEKTGLVIDAYFSATKLKWILDNVSGAREKAVKGELAFGTIDTWLSWKLTNGKVHVTDVSNASRTMLMNIQTCEWDTDLLKLFDIPASVLPEIIPSSKVYGVTESVVKHANIPLAGMAGDQQAALFGQQCTQPGMVKNTYGTGCFMLMHTGTKIVRSSNNLLTTVAWKINNRVEYAVEGSIFIGGAIVQWLRDGLQMIRSSADIEEVAAKSTENSGVYIVPAFAGLGAPHWNQHARGSVFGLTRGTTKADIARAALESIAFQTMDVLKAMESDSGLPIKELRVDGGATINNMLMQFQSDLLQVPVIRPVVYETTALGAAYLAGLGVGYWESVADIQQQWKADKYFYPVHSAEDMKPCIKGWNRAVKASIAWANEPD, from the coding sequence ATGCCAGAGAAGTATATACTAGCATTAGATCAGGGTACTACCAGTTCAAGAGCCATCCTGTTTGACAAAAACGGCAGCATCTGCCAGGTAGCCCAAAAAGAGTTTACACAATTATACCCTAAACCCGGTTGGGTAGAACATGATGCAGAAGAAATATGGTCTTCGCAGTTTTCGGTGCTTGCCGAAGCCCTTGCCAAAGGTGATATTACTACCGCAGATGTAGCTGCGATCGGCATCACCAACCAGCGTGAAACTACGGTAGTTTGGGACCGGAATACTTCAAAACCAGTTTACAATGCAATTGTGTGGCAGGACCGACGTACCGCGTCTTTTTGCGATAAATTGAATGCCGATGGGCTTGGGCCAAGTATCCAGGAAAAAACCGGACTGGTGATAGACGCTTATTTCTCCGCTACGAAATTGAAATGGATTCTCGATAATGTCAGCGGTGCAAGGGAAAAAGCGGTGAAAGGCGAACTGGCTTTCGGCACAATTGATACCTGGTTATCCTGGAAACTTACTAACGGCAAAGTACATGTGACCGATGTTTCCAATGCTTCCCGCACCATGCTCATGAATATCCAGACTTGTGAATGGGACACTGACCTGCTGAAGCTGTTTGATATCCCCGCATCTGTACTGCCGGAAATCATCCCCAGCAGTAAAGTGTATGGCGTTACGGAAAGTGTGGTGAAGCATGCCAATATTCCGCTGGCCGGCATGGCAGGTGACCAGCAGGCAGCATTATTCGGACAGCAGTGTACACAACCCGGTATGGTAAAAAACACCTACGGCACAGGCTGCTTTATGCTGATGCATACCGGTACAAAAATTGTCCGCAGTTCCAATAACCTGCTCACCACTGTTGCCTGGAAAATCAATAACCGCGTTGAATATGCAGTGGAAGGCAGCATTTTTATTGGAGGTGCTATTGTACAATGGCTAAGGGATGGCCTCCAGATGATCCGTTCATCAGCAGACATTGAAGAAGTAGCTGCAAAGTCTACGGAAAACAGCGGCGTATATATTGTACCGGCATTTGCCGGATTAGGTGCCCCGCACTGGAACCAACACGCCCGCGGTTCGGTATTCGGGTTAACGAGGGGTACCACAAAAGCAGATATCGCCAGAGCAGCCCTTGAAAGTATTGCCTTTCAGACCATGGATGTACTTAAAGCCATGGAGTCTGATTCCGGCCTACCTATCAAAGAATTACGGGTAGATGGAGGTGCCACCATCAACAATATGCTGATGCAATTCCAAAGTGATCTCCTGCAGGTTCCGGTGATCAGGCCAGTTGTGTATGAAACCACTGCATTAGGTGCGGCTTACCTTGCCGGGTTAGGTGTGGGTTACTGGGAATCCGTGGCAGATATCCAGCAACAATGGAAAGCCGATAAATATTTTTACCCGGTACATTCTGCCGAAGACATGAAACCCTGTATCAAAGGCTGGAATAGAGCGGTGAAAGCCAGCATTGCCTGGGCAAATGAGCCGGATTGA